gaatccacaccagctacaactcaagcatcaaagccctctgtggtatttgaagacataagggtggtggatccctacaggaacatacatggtgaacctattgtgccaaatgATGAGgcaatagagtgggataacataccaattcctgacttcagcttaccaatccttagcaagccaaaaagaacaaagtcaagggcagtcaataaagtgaagctgtcacctctcaaatccaagtcagtagttaaagctcaacccaaggtcaacaggggagactacttgtacttgtgtgacatcaaagaattttcagatctaaatctttatctggatgaactggatgaagtaagggcaattgatacatacagaaacctacctgaaaggttggtgttcaagtacaaaggaggaagggagattcagtggccacttcacaggattcttcaagaaagccaagctgtgctgattaaagtctattcatccttcaagaaaaactttgggttcaatgtaactgcaagaagactagtgttgaagaagattgaagagctgaggagtgttagagctaaagatgcactcccaaagacactaatcatcccatatacatggagaagagtgcatctaaggccctactggctgatggaattcatggatgataagggtgtgagaagattcttcagattagaagaccaactgagtatctctagcaatgagactctcttggaaatgcaagaaaagctagatctctcagaatctgatgaactggaattccacaggcagctccagaatcaaattgaggaaaataatagaaagcttggaagaagatccagaccttcaaggaactagaaaaatctgctcaggctagaggagcatcttcaattgactgtgagccaaaccttgtacattttgtttaattgaagtactttcagtttatctacttatctttaaagatgtatgttcaggatgttttgttatcatcaagtatctcttaatttatggctgcaattccagtagacataaattgggggagattattgtgcatatgttgtgtacttgatgattaaataaacaaaatatctaagtagattttacttagtgaaattgtgtagcactcgacggataaaaattatagtcccaacggataactcattatagtcccaacgaatgattaatttattatccatcgagtgagtagcttatgtaataataagtttgtagcacagttatgtatgcacctttgtatagaatctgtagtagcatataagtcatggTGACTTaaactagatatgcaaaataggttgattaattgtacataaatgatgtcttgtaattctgcataagtgaaatagagtcaagtgccaaaatagctaccgacggatgattaacaaagccatcgacggatgatcaaatgactattaacggatgtttaatataacagtcgatggatgatcaattaaaccatcaacggatgttctgaaagtcgacggatgatcatatgaagaattcaaacagcagttgaacagtgaaagctgacacacagccgttgagatgtatacaaacacaccgtggaagcccattaactgggtaatagaggacgaaaagcagcaaagcttaagactgatagtttttatatttgttcagtctttttaactttgtaatcttggtattatataaaccaagagattagcaaatagaaaaataactgagatagctgagaaacacaaaaacagagaaatctttgtaagcagaatcattagcatttcctgtgttctcagtagttcaattttgtaagcagctgtgagcattcctgcacacagagtcctctcgatttattatatatatctctggtggaattgtttaaatccactagaaagtttttaaagactcttgtttttaattacttatgttttgattcaattaagtttctattccgcattgtgctaatcaaaacattatatctatattcgagttgaacatttttattttgagaaaaaggttcaagaattccattcaaccccccttctgtaattcttgctatattgttaagggactaacaggtgggttatcctcattcgggggagAGGGATGCGTccggcacttggggtgaaccgtggctatacctgcgtccatacatcaagggagatagctgtagcggatTGTTATCCTTGCGCAGTTAGATGCACTACCcatgaagtcctgcgattacggacgagccttgggccttcgcggttgggcctcatagttggacattcctaaagctagcagaagacagactttggatgggcttctactgggcctagaaataagaagtctaagctcattagatttcttgttccacaagaactacgtcaggcttgatccctatataaagggtatgtaggcacattgagagggtaagaagttgagagctgataagagagccaccacttactctgatcaatctcagcctaaaaccaccacacaccgcttgattttccggcgaagaaccaccgtcatagatcttaattccggcgagaaacctcaatctttgttgttaccagattcctccgtcaataaattggcgctagaaggaggggtgctaaTTAAGATCGTAAgcttaggaggaaaagatgtcttacaattGTGATGGAAGTTCTTATTATGGAAGTGATAGCATATCTGAAGGAGAAGGCGGGGGAGGCTACACTCGCCATGAACCCTACGTTCCCAGAAACATGGTGGATCCACTGAGAGCTCTGGATATAGGGGGACACCTCCggttctcatcagcaacgctaATATCTTGGAGCAGTTGTACTGTATGGGGGATACTCTTAATAGTTTTCACTCAAGACTAAATACGGTGGAGCGTCGGAGAACGAGGAGAGGTCGTCGTTTTCCCCATCACGGCCACGCCGTGGGGAAAGCGCCAGTAGTTGAAGGAGATACCCAGGGCAGTGGAGAAAACCCGCGAATCTCTCCGCGGTGCTTGGAATATACTGATGATGTAGTGCCTATTGTGGAGCTTGTCGATGAGGATACTGATGGTAGGGAAAGGCCTCACCTTGGTAACCAGGTGGTGCCACACCCAcataggtctgggcgtacgatggacgagcATCGTCGTGCGGAGAACACTCAGAATCAAGATGAGGAAGAAAGGGATTTTTCAACCTTGAAAAGAAGacttggcataaggttggaggATGACGATTTGAGGGTGCTGCTGGTAGAATGGAAAAAGGAAGGATATGCTggagaagcgaggccccgtgaTACAACGTGTGTGCCCCCTACATTCCAAAGGGATGACAGGGCGCGACACCAcgagcacgagcgtgcccctccgcgaggaaggCCCGGGAATTACTACTGGGGATATTAGAGGAATggacgaggaaggatgagatacCAATATGGAAGAACACCCTATAATGGTAGGAGAGATGGCACACCCTCTACTGAAGAAGCTCGTGTCGTTATTCCTGTACCTACGGGTAATGGAACCAGGGCGCGTCCTCATGACCAGGATGGCTGGTGAATTCAAGTAAGAGTGCCAAATAATGATGAAATTTTGCAACACGGTCAAGAGGAACCTCGCATGCGGGAAAATGTTTAAAATCAAGATGGTAACATACCACAACCTCAGGGTGAGGGGCGACGATATCCACCGCTACACCCGGGGGGTAATCAAGGGGAACCACAACAAATCGTGGAGCAACCCCAACAAcctaatgttcaaaccattcctggaGTAGGGATGTTTAAAGTGAACGATCTcaagaggttgctcaaccatcttgaaggAGGAAGAGTATCGGCAACAGCACAAACCccttctccttttgctgctgTTGTGAGGGAGGCGCAATTGTCGACAGGATACAAGAACACAACCAACGACTTGTGTTTTCATGGGAACTCTGACCCTGTGGAATTCCTGGGGTATTTCAACATTGAGATGGATTtatatcaagtacctgatttggctcTATGTCGTCTTCTAGCGGCCTCTTTTAGAGAAGGCGCTCAGCAGTGGTTCTAGAAACTCGGTCCAGGTGTGATCACATCttgggaacagatgaaaactttgttttTAACTCAATTCCAAGCTGCAGTGAAGTACACACCATCAGTTACCACATTGGCTAATATGAAACAGAAGGAAGGAGAAAGTTTAACCTCATACTTTAAAAGGTTCAATGCAGAATCCATTTTGGTAAGGGGCACAACTGATGAAACGCTGAAAATACTTCTTATAGCTGAACTGCTTGTGGGAACAGATTTCTGGAAGCACCTGCTAGGGAAAGACCATGTGTCGTTAGCTGACGTGCTTGCGCAGGCAGAAACATTCAAAGTAATTGAGCAGTTGTTTGCAGAAATAAAAAAGAATGATAACACccataactccaaggggcgaGCCAAGAGAAGAGATAGATCCTTGAGCCCAGATTATCGGCGGAATGCTAGAATCCCTAATAGGGTGAACACCGTGAACACGCGGAGAGAATGGAGCCCGCCATCGAACTATGAGAGAAGGGTCAACAATTATACCCCATTGGCAGCATCCATTGCTCATATCTCGAGGTAAATAAGGATAGAGAAATCTTCAAGAAACCAAaccgtctaacttcatggcagagTAGAGACAAGAAGAAGTATTGTGATTACCATGAGTCTACCGGCCTTGACACCCACGAGTGTCATcacctaaaagatgaaattgaggaATTGATCTAGACTGGATACCTGggagaatggattgacaaggtgaaACGACGCAGGGGAAGCGATGACAAGGGTAAGGATGAAAGACAGCCCCCGCGGGTGGAAGATGTTGAAAAAATAGCGGAAGTTAAGTTTCAGAGGGCTGGTAGTATCAGGGCAATTTTAGGAGGACACCCTTTTGTTGGTGATAGTAATAGAGTATTGGAAAGAAATGCGAGAGAGGCACGGCATCCGCCGCTCACCAACATTCATAGTTTGGAAGATAGACCCCCAAAAATATTCAAAGGGGAGTCAGCTGATATTACATTCAGGGAGAGAGAGTCGAGATGGGTACATCATCCCCACAATGATGCGCTGGTAATAACTATGCTTATCGGAGCAATGAACGTGCACCGGGTCTTCTTGGACAATGGGAGCTCTGCGAACATCCTGTATTACAGCACGTACAAAAAATTGGGTTTCCCGGATAGCGACATGTATTTTGAAGATGCACACGTCTATGGCTTTACTGGAGAAGTAGTAAGGGTTATGGGTTCAGTTAGGCTTCCCGTTATACTTGGGGAAGGAGCTTTGTCTGTCACTCAAATGATAGATTTCAAAGTGTTGGATCAGGATTCCGCGCACAACGTGTTGGTGGGAAGACCATGATTACGGGCattcagggtgataacctcgatacatcacttgatgataaagttcctGACACCTAACGGAGTAGGCAGTCTGAGAGGGTCGTAGTACGAGTCACGTGATTGCTATCACAAGGCCGTTAAGGAATTCTACAGGAGAAGGTACGAGGGAAAGGGTCTTCCATTTGAGGGTGCGGAGGACATCCATACAAAACCAAGTGGAGAGGTTCATGCCCACTATCTCATAGAAGGCCCCGAGAAGGAAGAAACCCACATCACCGGGAACTCTGTTTTGACGTTGGGGAATGTTTCGAGGATCTGTAGCGTGGAAGAAGTTGTGGTGAACCATGCAGAGGAGATCATGCAGAAGGAGGTTAACGGGGAAAAAttggaaggaagaagtgagattttgcaaGGTCTCGAAAATAACttcaaggtggatgctcctcaaaaagaggacgcgcccttgaagagtaaaaatggaattgaggttgatgctcctccaaatgaggacgcgccctcagatGCAAGAGTGGAAGTCGAGgacccccgagactttgatttcgatttggatccaAGGATCCCTATGCCCTCTGAAAAGACATGATCGGCTGAGGACACAATATTTATTCCGATCGACAAAGATGACCCAAACaaggttttgaaagtgggatcCCAGTTAAGCGATGAAATGAGGGGAAGTCTCACCCGCTTCTTAATTGCAAATCTTGATGTCTTCGTATGGAGTCATTCAGACATGGTGGGAATCGACCCAGGAGTAATGTGTCACCGGTTAAATATCTTCCCGAATTGTACGGGCATACGTCAAAAATTCTGCCCGATGAGCGGGGAAAGGGCGatagcattaaaagaagaagtagacCGGTTGTTGAAGATGGGACTAATCAAAGAATCCTTCTATCCCGAATGGCTTGCAAATCCAGTACTTGTGAAAAAGCCGAACGGGAAGTGTAGGACATGTGTGGACTTCACAGATCTCAATAAGGCCTGTCCAAAGGATAGCTTCCCGCTCCCAtgaattgatcagttggttgacgcgaCAGCAGGGCATGccttgctgagttttatggatgcatactctggttacaatcaaattccgatgtatggtcccgatcaagaacatacatccttcGTCACTGATAGGGGGTTATACTGTTACATAGGAATGCTGTTTAGTTTGATTAACGCTGGCGCAACCTACCAGCGGttggtaaacatgatgttcaagAACCAAATTGGGAGAACCATGGaggtatatgtggatgatatgctgGTAAAGTCCAAGGCGGCAAATGACCATATCAAGCACCTGATGGAAATGTTTAACATTTTAAGGAGGTTTCGCATGAAGTTGAACCCACAAAAGTGTGTGTTCTGCGTGGAGTCGGGCTAGTTTCTCGGGTTTATCATCAACcacaggggaattgaggccaaccccgcaaAGATCAAGGCATTGTTGGATATGAAGTCACCCACCAATGTAAAACAGGTGCAGAGTTTAATTGGGAGGATTTCCGCGCTAAATAGATTTATTTCCAAGTCGTCCGATAGATGCAAGGAATTCTTCAAAGTTGTTAAGCTGATGGGGAAGGACTTCGTATGGACACTAGAATGTGAAGAGGCCTTTTGAAAGATCAAAGAACAACTGGGGAACCCTCCCATGTTATCAAAACCATTGGATGGGGAATCTCTAATACTGTACCTTACAGTGTCTGAGTATTCAGTCAGCGCAGTTCTGGTAAGAGAGGAAGATGGGCAGCAGTCACCAGTGTATTATGTGAGTAAGCGGTTGCACGATGCTGAAACTCGCTACACAAGCATGGAAAAGCTGGTTTATGCCCTGATTCTTGCATCAAGAAAATTACGGTCGTATTTCCAGGCCCATAGAGTTGAAGTCCGTACGGCATACCCGCTACGGCAAGTCCTTCACAAACCAGAGTCATCGGGAAGAATGCTGAAATAGgctgtggagttgggacagtttgatttggaatatgtGCCCTGAACAGCGATTAAATGGCAGGCCTTAGCTgatttcttgttggaatttgattctgaaaTTGATGACAAAGCTTTGGTGATGCTACATCCACCTTATATTGAGGAGTCTTTGGAGGAGTTTCCACATCCCTGGTGGATCGTACATATGGATGGGGcagttaacaatggaggagcaggtgCGGGTATAGTACTCGTGTCTCCAGAAGGCCATCATCTGATGAGCGCAATTtatttcaagttttatgcaacaaataatgatgcggagtatgaAGCATTGATTAATGGTCTAAAGATTGCTTTGGAAATGGGAGTGCGAAACCCAATTGCGAGGAGTGATTCAGAGCTGGTGGTGAATCAGGTGAACGGGGGATTTCAAGCACGAGGCCCACGAATAGAATTATACTTGAGATACATACAGCGCCTGATTAGACTGTTCAAAGAAGTTAGGTTGGAATATGTGCTGCAGGAGAAGAACAGTAACGTGGATGCTCTAGCAAAAATGGGGTCGCAACAAGAGGCTGTGTTGTTAGGATCTATACCCCTTGAGATCTAGGAGAATCCTAGTATCCCAGAGATAGAGGTCATGAAAGTGGATGGGGCTCCCAAGGAAATATGAATGACACCCATTCTCGCCTACATTCACAAGGGGACACTCCCCGAGGATAATTTTAAGGCTCGTCGACTCCGCTATCAGGTTGCAAGATATGTGATGTACGATGAAGTTTTGTACAAGAGACGGTTCAATCAACAGCTGCTTAGATGTGTTGATGAggaagaaggaaattacatcccgagggaagtacatgaaggaatctgtggcaatcactcggggggtagctcgttGGCGATGAAAGTTTTGCGCCAAGGATATTATTGGCCAACAATGAGATGGGATGCTGCAAATTTTGTCAGggcatgtgatcgctgccagcaTTTTGCGAACTACTCATCTATGCCAGCAACGATCTTGACGTCTATGATAAGCCCGCGGCCATTTACCATGTGGGGGATAGATCTTATTGGGGAGTTGCCCAAGGCTAAAAGGGATGTCAAATATACGGTAGTCGCAACTGATTACTTTACTAAGTGGGCGGAGGCTATGCCGTTGGCAACCATCACGGCAAAGAAAATCAGAGATTTTGTATTTAACTCCATCGTGTGAAGGTTTAGAATCTCGTACAAGCTTGTATCTGACAACGGGAAGCAATTTGACAGCAAGGAGTTGCGACAACTGTGTGAGGATTTAAAAATTAAGAAGGAGTTTGCGGCGGTCTATAATCCTCAAAGCAATGGGCAGACATAAGCtgtgaataaaataataaagcataccctcaaaTCCAAGCTGGAAGAGCACAAAGGaaattggcctgaagaactcccgaaagtgatgtggtcatacaacactacACAACGATCTACTATGGGAGAAACTCCGTTTATGCTTACTTACGGCTATgaagctatggtccccgtggaaGTTGGTTCGGGATCGCTTTGCAGAGACCGTTACACAAAGGAGGATGCAGAGAttaatcaaaggcttcatttgGATCTCTTGGAAGAAACAAGGGAAAATTCTCCGCTGAGGCTCGCAGGGTATCAGCAACTTGtcgcaaggtattataacaagaaggtaaagggacaATTGCTGAAGGTAGGAGATTTGGTACTTAGGAAGGTGATGCCCAACATGAAGAACCCCCAAtatggagtgtttggagctaattgggaaggaccatacaagataaAGGCCATCTTGTGGAAagggacttatcaccttgaagataTGGAAGGGAAGCTGGTCCCGCAAGCGTGGAACGCGGAATATCTccgaaagtattatcagtaaggTGCGGCCTTAGCCCCTTACGTACCTCTTTCATTATATATTTAGGGCTATGCCCAGATCATAGactagaattaaataaattcctccCAGCCTAGGGGGGTtgtgcatgtactacttaccttagaactagttgaagggtcatttttttgaataaattccctacagagcatagtagccatgggactggtgCACTTCTGACACCAGAGCGCATTATTAATGAAAAACTTTGAAAATTTTCCAAAGGGATGCTTATTTGTTGATTTACTAAGTTGTATGACGCGCCCTTGACATAGGGCGCGCCCTAATACGTTAAATGAGGTAGTGGCTGTCAAAAGGGACAGCAAAACTCAAGTGAAAATGAAATTAAGATGCATACTATTCTCAAGGATGCCCCCAAGTTATCTTGGTTGATGCTCCGACAGTTTTATGTTtctttaataaaaaattattaaaagagAATATGCGTCTTTACTAAGGACACACCCCACACGCTCTGTCTTATTTATATGCACAAGTGCAGCATGATATCATGCTCGTTAAAAATACACTATCTAGACAACTCTATCCAGACGCGTCCAAATAGAAAGGACGCGCCCATTAATAACACCTGCTTAATATATGATAGTAGAAAGAACAACAATGTTCCAGAGGGGACCCGTCTTCCATAGGACGCGCCCATCTTTATGACAAAGTAGAGTTGATAAAGTAAAGATATGCATAAAGGTAAATTAACGAGAAAATACCATGAAAACGTGCCAGCAAATAAGGTTCAAAAGTAGTCATTACAATTTGCAAAGCTTCGAGGGGCCCGCACCCTTTAAGTAGTTCAAAAAATAACTTCATGAATAAACATAGGACACGTCCTAAGTAGGAGGTGCGTCCTGTGGCTTGTCTTGGTTGCCTGCAGGAGGAGGTTGAGTTTGAAGTGGAGAAGGAGCAGGAGACGCGTCCTCTTTATCCAAGCCTAGAAAAATTCTTTTACTCTTAATGGAATTCGCAGCCCTGATTCTGAAGTCATTGACCCATATCTGGGTATCTGCATCGAACTTTGAAAAAGTATACTCTGGGTCATTTACAATAAACCCAGAGC
This sequence is a window from Apium graveolens cultivar Ventura chromosome 9, ASM990537v1, whole genome shotgun sequence. Protein-coding genes within it:
- the LOC141685460 gene encoding uncharacterized protein LOC141685460, whose translation is MGETPFMLTYGYEAMVPVEVGSGSLCRDRYTKEDAEINQRLHLDLLEETRENSPLRLAGYQQLVARYYNKKVKGQLLKVGDLVLRKVMPNMKNPQYGVFGANWEGPYKIKAILWKGTYHLEDMEGKLVPQAWNAEYLRKYYQ